Proteins from one Leptospira fletcheri genomic window:
- a CDS encoding flavin reductase family protein yields the protein MSLSHDEFKNALSHFASGVTIVTFTDMTRTGGLTVSSFSSLSLDPPLVLFNLQKNISSHDPLLSSGKFTINILASGQEELSNQFASGKIDKHELIQKLACDLGHNGVPFLSETLARIECDLEKEIDGGDHTIVVGRVLFASSDDSKRPLLYYRRRYREFAD from the coding sequence ATGTCCTTAAGCCACGACGAATTCAAAAACGCACTTTCTCATTTCGCGTCCGGAGTGACGATTGTAACGTTCACGGATATGACCCGCACGGGCGGATTGACGGTGAGTAGTTTTAGTTCTCTTTCCTTGGACCCTCCTTTGGTACTATTCAACCTACAGAAGAATATCTCCAGCCATGATCCTCTTCTCTCTTCCGGCAAATTCACGATCAACATCCTCGCTTCCGGACAAGAAGAACTCTCCAACCAATTCGCGTCCGGAAAAATCGATAAGCACGAATTGATCCAAAAATTAGCCTGCGATCTAGGACACAACGGGGTCCCATTCCTTTCCGAAACACTTGCAAGAATCGAATGTGATTTGGAAAAAGAGATCGATGGAGGGGATCATACGATCGTAGTGGGGCGGGTTCTTTTCGCTTCTTCCGACGACTCCAAGCGTCCGCTTTTGTATTATCGAAGGAGATACAGAGAGTTCGCCGATTAA
- a CDS encoding LIC_13076 family protein translates to MKQSIVKRNKFLSCAFLAVPVLLNFCTLEKRISTNPENRMILAAESSASCKIESVQSRWSFLGGLIPAWKSSVFFGLIPPLNSPLPEPPPGKTIRTTETAKWHDYTVTILLGWLFTITKRTFIVEFCEEGMYANHWDQQSETVEQQLYRMAMSGKVTVHLVSGETFSSKILGFDAENITIERQFSDPDGGTVDRLHLKDGSTVEGKVFAQNDHEVEIETKSDGVKFVAKDKLQRTEFRVPLLITERKSIRKADLQKLTFE, encoded by the coding sequence ATGAAGCAAAGCATCGTTAAGCGAAATAAATTCCTTTCATGTGCTTTTCTAGCAGTTCCGGTATTGCTGAACTTCTGTACGCTCGAAAAGCGAATCAGTACGAATCCTGAAAATCGTATGATTCTCGCCGCCGAATCTTCCGCTTCCTGTAAGATCGAATCCGTCCAATCCCGTTGGTCCTTTCTCGGAGGTCTCATTCCGGCATGGAAGTCTTCCGTCTTTTTCGGCTTGATTCCTCCTTTGAATTCTCCCTTACCGGAACCGCCGCCGGGAAAGACGATCCGTACGACCGAAACGGCAAAATGGCACGATTATACCGTCACGATTCTTTTAGGTTGGCTCTTCACGATCACCAAACGGACCTTTATCGTCGAGTTTTGTGAAGAGGGTATGTATGCGAATCACTGGGATCAACAAAGCGAAACGGTAGAGCAGCAATTGTACCGGATGGCCATGTCCGGAAAAGTCACCGTTCATTTGGTTTCCGGAGAAACGTTTTCGAGTAAGATCCTAGGCTTCGACGCGGAAAACATCACGATAGAAAGGCAGTTCTCCGACCCGGATGGCGGGACTGTGGACCGATTGCATTTAAAGGACGGCAGTACGGTGGAGGGTAAGGTCTTTGCCCAAAACGATCATGAAGTCGAAATAGAAACGAAATCCGACGGAGTCAAGTTTGTTGCAAAGGACAAACTCCAAAGGACGGAGTTCCGAGTTCCCCTTCTGATTACGGAACGTAAGTCCATTCGGAAAGCGGACCTCCAAAAACTTACATTCGAATAA